A stretch of Myxococcus hansupus DNA encodes these proteins:
- a CDS encoding AraC family transcriptional regulator — translation MVKPTESSLHEPALSARLARQALRLAGTLGLPVEALCREAGFREEDLDDPELRIPYAALDGLLERAEALSGDANLGLHIARVDLVDLDDPATFVVLTSATLHDAMVRGCRYQRVWGDGERFQMEELEGGVRMRFTPVGAPRPAHRHLVEAALVQFATGVRAFTGVDVRPLCVRFRHEAPPDLREHEALFGCPLEFGAAFSAIDFSHEAAQRPFVHADALLNTMFERQAQRVLERLPAGVMTVSERVREQVGRALAGGDFSFVAVARALRQPPRTLQRRLAAEGQSYAAIVEALRRELSASYLQRRMSIAEVSFLLGYADPVAFHRAFKRWWGTSPEGYRRERLQASR, via the coding sequence GTGGTGAAGCCGACGGAGTCCTCCCTCCATGAACCCGCGTTGTCCGCCCGGCTGGCGCGTCAGGCGCTCCGGCTCGCGGGGACGCTGGGGCTTCCCGTCGAGGCGCTGTGCCGCGAGGCGGGCTTTCGGGAGGAGGACCTCGACGACCCGGAGCTGCGGATTCCCTATGCCGCGCTGGACGGCCTGCTGGAGCGGGCCGAGGCCTTGTCCGGCGACGCCAACCTGGGCCTGCACATTGCCCGCGTGGACCTGGTGGACCTGGATGACCCGGCCACCTTTGTCGTCCTCACCAGCGCGACGCTCCACGACGCCATGGTGCGCGGCTGTCGCTACCAGCGCGTCTGGGGAGACGGGGAGCGCTTCCAGATGGAGGAACTGGAGGGCGGTGTCCGGATGCGCTTCACGCCCGTGGGCGCCCCGCGTCCCGCGCACCGGCACCTCGTCGAGGCGGCGCTCGTGCAGTTCGCCACCGGCGTGCGGGCCTTCACCGGCGTGGACGTGCGGCCGCTGTGCGTCCGCTTCCGGCATGAAGCACCCCCGGACCTCCGCGAGCACGAAGCCCTCTTCGGCTGTCCCCTGGAGTTCGGCGCGGCCTTCAGCGCCATCGACTTCTCCCACGAGGCCGCCCAGCGGCCCTTCGTTCACGCGGATGCGTTGCTCAACACCATGTTCGAGCGTCAGGCGCAGCGGGTGTTGGAGCGCCTGCCCGCTGGTGTGATGACTGTCAGCGAACGCGTCCGGGAGCAAGTGGGGCGCGCGTTGGCGGGAGGCGACTTCTCCTTCGTGGCCGTCGCCCGGGCGCTGCGCCAACCTCCGCGCACGCTCCAGCGGCGGCTGGCGGCGGAGGGGCAGAGCTACGCGGCCATCGTCGAAGCCCTGCGCCGTGAGCTGTCCGCGTCATACCTCCAGCGGCGGATGTCCATCGCCGAAGTCTCCTTCCTCCTCGGCTACGCGGACCCGGTGGCGTTCCACCGGGCCTTCAAGCGCTGGTGGGGCACCAGCCCAGAGGGCTACCGGCGGGAGCGCCTCCAGGCCTCGCGGTGA
- a CDS encoding tetratricopeptide repeat protein, with protein sequence MRRLAVLVLMTPLFVACATSQALPRGTACDRGQLWACNEWGDQLLQDGDRSQAEDAFVRACDGGSERGCLALGRLRIADGNLAGAEAPLVTVYENDSEEGALALAELYEARGGPDHARAAAKLRHEAPALDKPPFDFAMQYRIGAWRPTADLALNIQPMAFLDRRLSIGTNLAYTSLGVSEWNGFVGYQHFARSWLVPYGRVMMGTATRYSRDPGFNVGAEVGAKLAWSYIGHVNVAAGMSQASGGYMSVGVGLNGIFVLLALLHVR encoded by the coding sequence ATGCGGCGACTGGCAGTCCTGGTGTTGATGACCCCTCTCTTCGTGGCCTGCGCGACCTCGCAGGCCCTTCCTCGGGGCACGGCTTGCGACCGAGGCCAGCTCTGGGCGTGCAACGAGTGGGGCGATCAACTCCTGCAGGATGGAGACCGGAGCCAGGCCGAGGATGCCTTCGTGCGCGCGTGTGACGGGGGCTCGGAGCGAGGCTGCCTGGCGCTGGGGCGGTTGCGCATCGCGGACGGGAACCTGGCCGGCGCGGAGGCGCCGCTCGTCACCGTGTATGAGAACGACAGCGAGGAGGGCGCCCTGGCGCTCGCGGAGTTGTACGAGGCGCGCGGCGGTCCCGACCACGCGCGGGCCGCGGCGAAGCTGCGCCATGAGGCGCCGGCGCTCGACAAGCCGCCCTTCGACTTCGCCATGCAGTACCGCATTGGCGCGTGGCGGCCCACGGCGGACCTCGCCCTCAACATCCAGCCCATGGCCTTCCTGGACCGGCGGCTCAGCATCGGGACGAACCTGGCCTATACGAGCCTGGGCGTCTCCGAGTGGAACGGCTTCGTGGGCTATCAGCACTTCGCGAGGTCCTGGCTGGTGCCCTACGGCCGCGTGATGATGGGCACGGCGACCCGTTACTCCCGCGACCCTGGCTTCAACGTGGGCGCGGAGGTGGGCGCCAAGCTGGCCTGGAGCTACATTGGCCACGTCAACGTCGCCGCGGGCATGTCCCAGGCGAGCGGCGGGTACATGTCCGTGGGCGTGGGCCTCAACGGCATCTTCGTGCTCCTGGCCCTGCTGCACGTGCGTTGA
- a CDS encoding endonuclease/exonuclease/phosphatase family protein, with translation MKVPEMLEHLPGVGPLLGRMAHGQDETLPRRETTVTLPDFAAVSLPRTERALGDGRTVLVRHPSARAPRGPGLSVMTYNILLGGQRREALLAYFDELEAQGRMPDVIGLQEANVPISVLLAERYGFHLAYQGHDGGPGSRLLNGKAFLTRHPLVDAAHFTYDIPDAERDAAIMRRGGDPCEIPEDRGALFVRLEVEGHPVVLYNVHHTLGDSSINALNLRQLNALLHQREVIHAVVLGDFNANTAIKTGGSWLMAHLRTYDDTDTVEEYEVRYGEPHASVGDRGVGNIADPRLRHELHVLEEGLPETIAHATTAQVRLPDGVLMTPKQACAELRSGKVKRGSEHWLRLQDIADSATLTSLPDENGVVPATGKRFDNLYASPGLVPRLFEVDRSTESSDHQPVIAHYDVRSPGAKDGKPAANTPQRPS, from the coding sequence ATGAAGGTCCCGGAGATGCTGGAGCACCTGCCGGGGGTCGGCCCCCTGCTCGGTCGCATGGCCCACGGACAGGACGAGACGCTGCCGCGGCGAGAAACGACCGTCACCTTGCCGGACTTCGCCGCCGTGAGCCTGCCCCGGACGGAACGGGCGCTCGGCGACGGCCGAACAGTCCTCGTTCGTCACCCGTCGGCGCGCGCACCCCGCGGCCCCGGGCTCTCGGTGATGACCTACAACATCCTGCTCGGCGGACAACGCCGGGAGGCGCTGCTGGCCTACTTCGACGAACTCGAGGCCCAGGGCCGGATGCCGGACGTGATTGGCCTCCAGGAGGCCAACGTCCCCATTTCGGTGCTCCTGGCGGAGCGCTACGGCTTCCACCTGGCCTATCAAGGCCATGACGGTGGCCCCGGCAGCCGGCTGCTGAACGGCAAGGCCTTCCTCACCCGCCACCCGCTCGTGGACGCGGCGCACTTCACGTACGACATCCCCGACGCGGAGCGGGACGCCGCCATCATGCGGCGCGGGGGAGACCCCTGCGAGATTCCCGAGGACCGCGGCGCGCTCTTCGTGCGGCTGGAGGTGGAGGGGCACCCCGTCGTCCTCTACAACGTGCACCACACGTTGGGAGACTCCAGCATCAACGCGCTCAACCTCCGGCAGCTCAACGCGCTGTTGCACCAACGCGAGGTCATCCACGCGGTGGTGCTGGGGGACTTCAACGCCAACACCGCCATCAAGACGGGTGGCTCGTGGTTGATGGCGCACCTGCGGACGTACGACGACACCGACACGGTGGAGGAGTACGAGGTGCGCTACGGAGAACCCCACGCCAGCGTAGGGGACCGGGGCGTGGGCAACATCGCCGACCCCCGGCTGCGCCATGAGTTGCACGTGCTGGAAGAGGGCCTGCCGGAGACCATCGCGCACGCCACCACCGCCCAGGTGCGGCTGCCGGACGGCGTGCTGATGACACCGAAGCAGGCCTGCGCCGAGCTGCGCTCCGGCAAGGTGAAGCGTGGCAGCGAACACTGGCTGCGGCTCCAGGATATCGCCGACAGCGCCACCCTCACGTCGCTGCCTGACGAAAACGGCGTGGTGCCCGCGACGGGCAAGCGCTTCGACAACCTGTACGCCAGCCCGGGACTGGTGCCCCGCCTCTTCGAGGTGGACCGAAGCACCGAGTCCTCGGACCATCAACCCGTGATTGCCCACTACGACGTGCGCAGCCCCGGAGCGAAGGACGGCAAGCCCGCCGCCAACACCCCGCAGCGCCCTTCCTGA
- a CDS encoding PQQ-dependent sugar dehydrogenase: MKQRHPSLPILLSLLVLALSLLGISLACPGASDGSGPGDGNEIIDPTSDAGTGAEGDGGTPPSSDADGPDAQALFGMDARPANPTCVAPPRPADPTGVNIERAFPELSFSQPVFALQAPGDNRRIYVVERGGQVRWFDPSAAPPVNSVFIDVAARVNAEYDETGLLGMAFHPAFATNGEVFLSYVGPTEMGGLRSSIVRFRSLDGGATLDPASAEVVLEQDQSFSTHKGGHLAFGPDGFLYFAFGDGGGRIDPNRTSQNPNELLGKMLRLDVNGVRPYAIPPTNPYATAGGRKEIYATGFRNPWRWSFDRSTGALWLGDVGEKLQEEINRVELGGNYGWSILEGTECVRGGCDAPGLTPPVATYGRGEGVSVTGGYVYRGTAVPALVGRYVFGDFGSGRVWSLPGDAVPGGGAKPEVLFTTALSISSFAEMNDGELFVLDFAGGGLHRIIPTLPAAPGSEAFPTLLSATGCANPADVKLPAAGLIPYDVNAPLWSDGAQKERFMGVPDGTSMTVGPEGVLDAPNGTVAVKTFLLGGRRVETRLFMRHPDGVWAGYSYEWNDAGTDAVLLDAGKSKLVGTQTWTFPSRGECMQCHNATAGFVLGLEVAQLNRDFEYPGARLAPQLATLAHIGVLTLPGPVEQLPRMPTYGGPEPVEARAKAYLHANCAVCHRPNGLGRGESDLRFSTPVAGMKVCGLAPQQGELGVEGAMLIAPGDPSKSVLARRMHSLSTTRMPPLASAIKDTEGTALMDAWITSMPACPAGP, encoded by the coding sequence ATGAAACAACGACATCCATCACTGCCGATACTGCTGAGCCTGCTGGTGCTCGCGTTAAGCCTGCTCGGCATCTCCCTCGCATGTCCGGGTGCCTCGGATGGGTCTGGGCCCGGGGATGGAAACGAAATCATCGACCCCACGAGCGACGCGGGGACGGGCGCGGAGGGCGATGGGGGCACGCCGCCGTCGTCAGACGCGGACGGCCCGGATGCGCAGGCGCTCTTCGGGATGGACGCGCGGCCCGCCAACCCCACGTGTGTCGCGCCCCCTCGGCCCGCGGACCCCACGGGGGTGAACATCGAGCGCGCCTTTCCGGAGCTGAGCTTCTCCCAGCCCGTGTTCGCGCTCCAGGCGCCGGGCGACAACCGCCGCATCTATGTGGTGGAGCGGGGCGGCCAGGTGCGCTGGTTCGATCCGAGCGCGGCTCCACCCGTGAACTCGGTGTTCATCGACGTCGCTGCCCGGGTGAACGCGGAGTACGACGAAACGGGTCTGCTGGGCATGGCCTTCCACCCGGCGTTCGCCACCAATGGCGAGGTGTTCCTCTCCTACGTGGGGCCCACCGAGATGGGAGGGCTGCGCTCGTCCATCGTCCGCTTCCGCAGCCTGGATGGTGGCGCCACGCTGGATCCGGCGAGCGCGGAGGTGGTGCTCGAACAGGACCAGTCCTTCTCGACGCACAAGGGCGGACACCTCGCGTTCGGTCCGGACGGCTTTCTCTACTTCGCCTTCGGTGATGGCGGCGGGCGCATCGACCCGAACCGGACGTCGCAGAACCCCAACGAGCTCTTGGGGAAGATGCTGCGGCTGGATGTGAACGGCGTGCGGCCCTACGCCATCCCGCCCACCAATCCGTACGCGACGGCGGGCGGCCGGAAGGAAATCTACGCCACTGGCTTCCGCAACCCGTGGCGCTGGAGCTTCGACCGGAGCACCGGCGCCCTGTGGCTGGGGGACGTGGGCGAGAAGCTCCAGGAGGAGATCAACCGCGTCGAGCTGGGCGGCAACTACGGGTGGAGCATCCTGGAGGGCACCGAATGCGTGCGCGGTGGTTGTGACGCCCCGGGGCTGACGCCTCCCGTGGCCACCTACGGCCGAGGCGAGGGCGTCTCCGTCACGGGCGGCTACGTGTACCGGGGGACCGCGGTGCCAGCGCTCGTGGGGCGGTACGTCTTCGGTGACTTCGGTTCGGGCCGCGTCTGGTCGCTGCCAGGGGATGCCGTGCCGGGCGGCGGCGCGAAGCCGGAGGTGCTCTTCACCACCGCGCTCAGCATCTCCTCCTTCGCGGAGATGAACGACGGTGAGCTCTTCGTGTTGGACTTCGCGGGTGGTGGCCTGCACCGCATCATCCCCACCTTGCCCGCGGCGCCGGGCAGCGAGGCCTTCCCCACGCTGTTGTCCGCCACCGGCTGCGCGAACCCGGCGGACGTGAAGCTGCCGGCGGCGGGCCTCATCCCGTATGACGTGAATGCCCCGCTGTGGTCGGACGGCGCGCAGAAGGAGCGCTTCATGGGCGTCCCGGATGGCACGTCGATGACGGTGGGGCCGGAGGGCGTGCTGGATGCGCCCAACGGCACGGTGGCCGTGAAGACCTTCCTCCTGGGCGGGCGCCGGGTGGAGACGCGGCTCTTCATGCGCCACCCGGACGGGGTCTGGGCGGGTTACTCGTACGAGTGGAACGACGCGGGCACGGACGCGGTGCTGCTGGACGCGGGCAAGTCGAAGCTGGTGGGGACGCAGACCTGGACCTTCCCCAGCCGGGGCGAGTGCATGCAGTGCCACAACGCCACCGCGGGCTTCGTGCTGGGGCTGGAGGTCGCGCAGCTCAACCGGGACTTCGAATACCCGGGCGCGCGGCTGGCGCCGCAGCTCGCGACGCTGGCGCACATCGGCGTGCTGACGCTCCCCGGGCCCGTGGAGCAGTTGCCCCGCATGCCCACGTATGGCGGCCCCGAGCCCGTGGAGGCGCGCGCGAAGGCCTACCTCCACGCGAACTGCGCCGTCTGCCACCGGCCCAACGGCCTGGGGCGCGGCGAGTCGGACCTGCGCTTCTCCACGCCGGTGGCCGGGATGAAGGTCTGCGGCCTGGCTCCGCAGCAAGGGGAGCTGGGCGTGGAGGGGGCCATGCTCATCGCGCCGGGTGACCCGTCGAAGTCGGTGCTCGCGCGGCGCATGCACTCGCTGTCGACGACGCGCATGCCGCCCCTGGCCTCGGCCATCAAGGACACGGAGGGCACGGCGCTCATGGACGCGTGGATTACGTCGATGCCGGCGTGTCCCGCGGGTCCCTGA
- a CDS encoding hybrid sensor histidine kinase/response regulator, whose amino-acid sequence MKSRSLRFYLGLLALGLLVPLVLFAAGVVSRFADSQREARAQGMRETARALALVVERELGQSVRALEVLSHSAPLAQGDLKTFYATCQSVVRTQEPWGSLSLLDVEGRTIFTTDQPFGTDLTAQVDDRPYVREVVATGQATISDFPYQRLHGPPTVVVAMPVRRQGVLSGVLVASYSMQHFDRLWDEQRIPQDWVGTLVDEDGIILSRSRARARYVGTKARAEYIEKIRAGREGFFASRTVDGMKSYAAFARLQLVPWTVSFSGPREVFKASVNQSLVALLIAGAGCCVIAAAWATWAGRRITHPLRDLARAARERPDSPDAFTSVGATGISELEDLRATLALTAAMVTEREEALRTKMTEAEAANRAKDQFLAMLGHELRNPLSAITHGVKVLAVTEDAASRERTRALVERQSFHLARLVDDLLDVERVSSGRILLQKGAMDLAECVRRAVAALESSGKTQAHRVELDVTPAWLQGDPSRLEQVASNLVSNALKYTPPGGLVRVVTREESGQVVLEVSDTGDGLSLELQERVFELFFQAERTLDRAQGGLGIGLTLVKRLVELHGGTVRARSEGVSKGSTFTVRLPRGHVEQTPAPAVSAPEASTGRHVLLVDDHEDSRLLVRELLELEGHTVSEAADGPSGLQTARSLRPDIVLLDIGLPGMDGYEVARALRGTEEGRGLVLIAVTGYGLEEDRRKALDAGFDEHLVKPVDLTRLRELLQLPLPAHRAQFTKPGQ is encoded by the coding sequence ATGAAGTCGCGTTCACTTCGCTTCTACCTGGGGTTGCTCGCGCTGGGGCTGCTCGTGCCGTTGGTGCTCTTCGCCGCGGGCGTGGTGAGTCGCTTCGCGGACTCCCAACGGGAGGCCCGGGCCCAGGGCATGCGTGAGACGGCCCGCGCGCTGGCGCTCGTGGTGGAGCGGGAGCTGGGCCAGTCCGTGCGGGCGCTGGAGGTGTTGTCTCACTCCGCGCCATTGGCCCAGGGCGACTTGAAAACCTTCTACGCCACCTGCCAATCGGTGGTGCGCACGCAGGAGCCTTGGGGTTCGCTCTCCTTGCTGGATGTGGAGGGGCGGACGATCTTCACCACGGACCAGCCCTTCGGCACCGACCTGACCGCGCAGGTGGATGACCGGCCCTACGTGCGCGAGGTGGTCGCGACGGGGCAGGCGACCATCTCCGATTTTCCGTACCAGCGCCTCCATGGCCCGCCCACCGTGGTGGTGGCGATGCCGGTGCGGCGCCAGGGCGTGCTCTCCGGGGTGCTGGTGGCCTCGTACTCCATGCAGCACTTCGACCGGCTCTGGGATGAGCAGCGCATCCCGCAGGACTGGGTGGGCACGCTGGTGGACGAGGACGGCATCATCCTCTCGCGCAGCCGCGCCCGCGCGCGCTACGTCGGCACGAAGGCGCGCGCCGAATACATCGAGAAGATTCGCGCTGGCCGGGAGGGTTTCTTCGCGTCGCGGACCGTGGACGGGATGAAGTCCTACGCGGCCTTCGCGCGCTTGCAGTTGGTGCCGTGGACGGTGTCGTTCTCAGGGCCCCGCGAGGTGTTCAAGGCGTCGGTGAATCAATCCCTGGTCGCGCTGCTCATCGCAGGGGCCGGGTGTTGCGTCATCGCCGCCGCCTGGGCCACCTGGGCGGGGCGCCGCATCACCCATCCGCTCCGAGACCTGGCCCGCGCGGCCCGCGAGCGGCCGGACTCACCGGATGCCTTCACCAGCGTGGGGGCCACGGGCATCTCCGAGCTGGAAGACCTGCGGGCGACGCTCGCGCTCACGGCGGCCATGGTGACGGAGCGGGAGGAGGCACTTCGCACGAAGATGACCGAGGCGGAGGCGGCCAACCGCGCGAAGGACCAGTTCCTCGCCATGTTGGGCCACGAGCTTCGAAATCCGCTGTCCGCCATCACCCATGGCGTGAAGGTGCTGGCGGTGACGGAAGACGCGGCCAGCCGTGAGCGGACACGGGCGCTGGTGGAGCGTCAGTCCTTTCACCTGGCCCGGCTGGTGGATGACCTGCTCGACGTGGAGCGCGTGAGCAGTGGACGCATCCTGCTGCAGAAGGGCGCCATGGACCTGGCGGAGTGCGTGCGGCGCGCTGTCGCGGCGCTGGAGTCCTCCGGGAAGACGCAGGCGCACCGCGTGGAGCTGGACGTCACGCCGGCCTGGCTCCAGGGCGACCCGAGCCGCCTGGAGCAGGTCGCCTCCAACCTGGTGTCCAACGCGCTCAAGTACACGCCGCCGGGAGGCCTCGTCCGGGTGGTGACCCGCGAGGAGTCTGGCCAGGTGGTGCTCGAGGTCTCCGACACCGGTGACGGGCTGTCATTGGAGCTCCAGGAGCGGGTGTTCGAGCTCTTCTTCCAGGCGGAGCGCACCCTGGACCGTGCCCAGGGCGGCCTGGGCATTGGCCTGACGTTGGTGAAGCGGCTGGTGGAGCTGCACGGCGGAACGGTGCGGGCGCGAAGTGAAGGGGTGTCGAAGGGCAGCACCTTCACGGTGCGGTTGCCTCGGGGGCACGTCGAACAGACGCCCGCGCCCGCGGTGTCCGCGCCGGAAGCCTCCACCGGGCGCCATGTGCTGCTGGTGGATGACCACGAGGACAGCCGTCTGCTCGTCCGGGAGTTGTTGGAGCTGGAGGGGCACACCGTCAGCGAGGCCGCGGATGGCCCCTCGGGCCTCCAGACGGCGCGTTCGCTGCGGCCCGACATCGTCCTGCTCGACATCGGACTGCCGGGGATGGACGGCTACGAGGTGGCCCGGGCGCTGCGTGGCACGGAGGAGGGGCGGGGCCTGGTGCTCATCGCGGTGACGGGGTACGGCCTGGAAGAGGACCGGCGCAAGGCCCTGGACGCCGGCTTCGACGAGCACCTGGTGAAGCCGGTGGACCTCACGCGCTTGCGCGAGCTGCTTCAGCTTCCGCTGCCCGCGCACCGCGCTCAGTTCACGAAGCCCGGACAGTAG
- a CDS encoding GAF domain-containing protein has protein sequence MSEPNTPYQSWLESFASEHGATAGTVHLQQGDDLFLVAALNIPPPLMSAVQHVPHGKGMAGLAQVRKAPVQTCNLKEETSPDIKPGAKAVDARAAVALPVLDATGRVRAVVGIAFTEEGALAIDREKSLMAAAARLPLADG, from the coding sequence ATGAGCGAACCAAACACGCCGTATCAGTCGTGGCTGGAGTCCTTCGCCAGCGAGCACGGCGCCACCGCCGGCACCGTGCATCTCCAACAAGGAGACGACCTCTTCCTCGTCGCGGCGCTCAACATCCCGCCGCCCCTGATGTCGGCCGTCCAGCACGTGCCGCACGGCAAGGGAATGGCCGGGCTCGCCCAGGTGCGCAAGGCGCCCGTGCAGACGTGCAACCTCAAGGAGGAGACGTCCCCGGACATCAAGCCGGGCGCGAAGGCCGTGGATGCTCGCGCGGCCGTGGCGCTGCCCGTGCTCGACGCGACGGGCCGGGTCCGCGCGGTGGTGGGCATCGCCTTCACCGAGGAAGGCGCGCTGGCCATCGACCGTGAGAAGTCGCTGATGGCGGCGGCGGCCCGGCTGCCGCTCGCGGATGGCTGA
- a CDS encoding TVP38/TMEM64 family protein yields MAEPTHGLSVTAASRPSGRAISGWTAFCGLLLAGVLVPFALFGASLESAAQHFLAARPPSWQVALLLGGLLAGDVVLPVPSSLVGTAAGALLGFWGGAATSWLGMMAGCLSGYLLGARAGTAALRRMAGGAEVTRLARAAERMGPWFLLVFRAVPVLAETSVLFAGTSRMAPRAFFITSALANLGVSVTYAALGASAAELESFLLLFAGMVLLPGLALAWVRRRTPPHPDA; encoded by the coding sequence ATGGCTGAGCCCACGCACGGGCTGTCCGTCACGGCGGCGAGCCGTCCCTCCGGGCGCGCCATCTCTGGATGGACGGCCTTTTGCGGTCTGCTGCTCGCCGGGGTCCTGGTGCCCTTCGCCCTCTTCGGGGCCAGCCTGGAGTCCGCGGCCCAGCACTTCCTCGCCGCGCGTCCCCCCTCCTGGCAGGTGGCGCTGCTGCTGGGCGGCCTGCTCGCGGGGGACGTCGTGCTGCCCGTGCCCTCCAGCCTGGTGGGCACCGCGGCCGGGGCCCTGCTGGGCTTCTGGGGCGGCGCCGCGACGTCATGGCTGGGCATGATGGCCGGCTGCCTGAGCGGCTACCTGCTCGGCGCCAGGGCGGGAACAGCGGCGCTGCGGCGCATGGCAGGCGGCGCGGAGGTCACCCGGCTGGCGCGCGCGGCCGAACGGATGGGGCCCTGGTTCCTGCTCGTGTTCCGCGCCGTGCCGGTGCTGGCGGAGACGTCCGTGCTCTTCGCGGGCACCAGCCGCATGGCCCCACGGGCCTTCTTCATCACCAGCGCCCTGGCGAACCTGGGCGTGTCGGTGACGTACGCGGCGCTGGGTGCCAGCGCCGCGGAGCTGGAGTCGTTCCTGCTGCTCTTCGCGGGCATGGTGCTGCTGCCAGGGCTCGCTCTGGCCTGGGTGCGGCGGCGGACACCGCCGCATCCCGACGCGTGA
- the rdgC gene encoding recombination-associated protein RdgC has translation MPVLRGAVTLSRFRVEPAKEAPSDVKRWLTRGLKAHAFEPIDRNSEEERGVGFVELENEESSEFPAGRLYYGEYALFAFRIDTIKVPAAALKAELTKWASAFEKENGRPPSRGEKTQSRGEIRTMLRKRATPRTTTVDVSWNLKTQQVQIWSASRKVVDEITVALEGGLNVNFFGMTPAAMAQAAGIDESALGPTAELIGMDLPATASDEVAHGEA, from the coding sequence ATGCCTGTCCTTCGTGGTGCTGTCACGTTGTCGCGCTTCCGGGTCGAACCGGCGAAGGAAGCGCCCTCGGATGTCAAACGCTGGCTGACGCGCGGCCTCAAGGCCCACGCGTTCGAGCCCATCGACCGTAACTCCGAAGAGGAGCGCGGCGTGGGCTTCGTGGAGCTCGAGAACGAGGAGTCCAGCGAGTTCCCCGCCGGCCGTCTCTACTATGGCGAGTACGCCCTGTTCGCCTTCCGCATCGACACCATCAAGGTGCCGGCGGCGGCGCTCAAGGCCGAGCTGACCAAGTGGGCCTCCGCCTTCGAAAAGGAGAACGGCCGCCCGCCCAGCCGTGGCGAGAAGACGCAGAGCCGCGGCGAAATCCGCACGATGCTGCGCAAGCGCGCCACGCCCCGCACGACGACGGTGGACGTGAGCTGGAACCTGAAGACGCAGCAGGTGCAGATCTGGTCCGCGTCGCGCAAGGTGGTGGACGAAATCACCGTCGCGCTGGAAGGCGGGCTGAACGTGAACTTCTTCGGCATGACGCCGGCGGCCATGGCGCAGGCGGCGGGCATCGACGAGTCCGCGCTGGGTCCCACCGCGGAGCTGATTGGCATGGACCTGCCGGCGACGGCTTCGGACGAGGTGGCACATGGCGAGGCGTGA